A genomic region of Ursus arctos isolate Adak ecotype North America unplaced genomic scaffold, UrsArc2.0 scaffold_8, whole genome shotgun sequence contains the following coding sequences:
- the OXER1 gene encoding oxoeicosanoid receptor 1: MEPHNLSSSSPLLSLPPSTLPPSTLPASLPSSLAPFLSSSPWVLPTDLGATGATGEASGSCFPASSPTVSAFLAPILGMEFVLGLAGNSLALFIFCFHTRPWTSNTVFLVSLVVADFLLVVNLPLRVDYYLLHERWRFGAAVCKLNLFLLSTNRSASVVFLTAIALNRYLKVVRPHHALSRASVGAVARVAAGLWAGILLLNVHLLLAAYAGPSCLSYRLGTEASASLRWHQALFLLEFFLPLALILFAIVSIVLTIRRRSLSGQAGPQRAVRMLAVVVAVYTICFLPSVILGMASMVAFRLRACHALDLCAQLFHGSLAFTYLNSVLDPVLYCFSSPNFLLQVRALLGLTQDLQGPASDESSYQPSARRWEASRKAQAAEKLPAEGPLDGPLE; this comes from the coding sequence ATGGAACCTCATAACCTgagctcttcctctcccctcctttctctccctccctccaccctccctccctccactctccctgcctccctcccctcctccctcgctcccttcctctcctcctctccctgggtCCTCCCCACAGACTTGGGGGCAACGGGGGCAACAGGAGAGGCCTCGGGGTCCtgtttcccagcctcctcccccacgGTGTCGGCCTTCCTGGCGCCGATCCTGGGTATGGAGTTTGTCCTGGGCCTGGCGGGGAACAGCCTGGCGCTCTTCATCTTCTGCTTCCACACGCGGCCCTGGACGTCGAACACGGTGTTCCTGGTCAGCCTGGTGGTGGCCGACTTTCTGCTGGTCGTCAACCTGCCGCTGCGCGTGGACTACTACTTGCTGCACGAGCGCTGGCGCTTCGGGGCCGCCGTCTGCAAGCTCAACCTCTTCCTGCTGTCCACCAACCGCTCGGCCAGCGTGGTCTTCCTCACGGCCATCGCACTCAACCGCTACCTGAAGGTGGTGCGGCCCCACCACGCGCTGAGCCGGGCCTCGGTGGGGGCGGTCGCCAGGGTGGCCGCGGGGCTCTGGGCCGGCATCCTGCTCCTCAACGTGCACCTGCTGCTGGCGGCCTACGCCGGCCCCTCATGCCTCAGCTACCGGCTGGGCACGGAGGCCTCGGCCTCGCTGCGCTGGCACCAGGCCCTGTTCCTGCTGGAGTTCTTCCTGCCGCTGGCGCTCATCCTCTTTGCCATCGTCAGCATCGTGCTCACCATCCGGCGCCGCAGCCTGAGCGGGCAGGCGGGCCCGCAGAGGGCCGTGCGCATGCTGGCCGTGGTGGTGGCGGTCTACACCATCTGCTTCTTGCCCAGCGTCATCTTGGGCATGGCGTCCATGGTGGCCTTCCGCCTGCGTGCCTGCCACGCCCTCGACCTCTGCGCGCAGCTCTTCCACGGCTCCCTGGCCTTCACCTACCTCAACAGTGTCCTGGACCCCGTGCTCTACTGCTTCTCGAGCCCCAACTTCCTCCTCCAGGTCCGGGCCCTGCTGGGCCTCACCCAGGACTTGCAGGGCCCGGCCAGTGACGAGAGCTCCTACCAGCCCTCCGCCCGGCGCTGGGAGGCCTCTAGGAAGGCGCAGGCCGCGGAGAAGCTGCCGGCGGAGGGCCCGCTGGACGGCCCGCTGGAGTGA